A portion of the Desulfomicrobium macestii genome contains these proteins:
- a CDS encoding DUF4198 domain-containing protein, translating to MKKILLALCFTALLATSAQAHSIWVNVFESHAHGAHHAMVSLGWGHALPMDDILSSKDGHIALESFDLIDPAMGKTALRMPEAKPAETVHSTNSFDVTAADMALQKIALKKEAVQGVYQVSAVSTPSFFTQYIDKNGKERLQMKPRDAIKDIDKVLMSVKYQAFAKSYLTVGAWTNPAPLGHGLEIIPRTDLSNLHVGDLVEVDVLFYGQPLTVSAKSMEFVTAHSQSFGQSDGFTLFSYLMNGKAQFRVQSSGQWMINVNHKDDVTADGPMKDLAGKADQVYHGASLTFTVK from the coding sequence ATGAAGAAAATACTACTCGCCCTTTGCTTCACGGCCCTGCTGGCCACTTCGGCCCAGGCCCACTCCATCTGGGTCAACGTCTTTGAATCACACGCCCACGGAGCACACCACGCCATGGTTTCCCTGGGCTGGGGACACGCCCTGCCCATGGATGACATTTTAAGCTCCAAGGACGGCCATATTGCCCTGGAATCGTTTGACCTGATTGATCCGGCCATGGGCAAGACCGCCCTGCGCATGCCCGAAGCCAAACCAGCGGAAACCGTGCACAGCACGAACAGCTTCGACGTAACCGCCGCTGACATGGCCCTGCAGAAAATCGCCTTGAAGAAGGAAGCTGTCCAGGGCGTTTATCAGGTGTCCGCAGTGTCCACCCCGTCCTTCTTCACCCAGTACATCGACAAAAACGGCAAGGAACGCTTGCAGATGAAGCCGCGTGACGCCATCAAGGACATCGACAAGGTGCTCATGTCCGTCAAATACCAAGCCTTCGCCAAATCGTATCTGACCGTGGGTGCATGGACCAACCCGGCTCCCTTGGGCCACGGTCTGGAAATCATCCCCCGTACGGATTTGAGCAACCTGCATGTCGGCGATCTGGTCGAAGTGGATGTGCTCTTTTACGGCCAACCCCTGACGGTCTCGGCCAAAAGCATGGAGTTCGTCACGGCCCATTCCCAGAGCTTTGGCCAAAGCGATGGATTCACGCTGTTCTCCTATCTCATGAACGGCAAGGCTCAGTTCCGGGTGCAAAGCTCCGGCCAGTGGATGATCAACGTCAACCACAAGGATGACGTCACTGCCGACGGCCCCATGAAAGATCTCGCAGGCAAGGCCGATCAAGTCTACCACGGCGCCAGCCTGACCTTCACCGTCAAATAG
- a CDS encoding efflux RND transporter permease subunit, which yields MFTLKSRIIEFSIRRYRWIAVAITLFTLSTGAFIPWITMDTDPENMLEQSAPVRTFHNESKTRFALSETIVIGVVNEGHPDGVFSPETLSRVFELTKFATSLRWENPDKPGLYSGVIEADMIAPSVAEHMAQNGPGSIRFEWLMPRPPTTREQALAIRDKALSNPLLKGQMISEDGKALCLYLPLTDKLLSYKIYEALQGKIAELGGEERYHIAGLPVAECAIGVEMFTQMTVAAPLTMAVIFGLLYFFFRKPALIFLPMIVATVAVVSALGLMIAFGHPVHILSSMLPIFLMPIAICDSVHVLSDFFETYTPAKGRGQTIREVMGRLFTPILYTSLTTAAGFLSFVTTSIPPARVFGVFVALGVMVAWAATVLLIPAYVMFIPERVLANFGQAARAREKVSRLTRILHATGRFAHNQAKLVLAAMVALIGVAIWGMTQINVNDNYAKRFSTSHPIRQADTALNSHFAGTYTAYMVLEGKEAGSPTEHDVARIRAHLLEVAAGFENDPAAPRIARDIADSLPAWANQSETMAGFLDLAVRQIENRRTKIPEAKSAVLDELKTALELEKERLKPFKRPDVLEYMAGLQAHLHGAGLIGKSTSLADIVRKVHQELIDGTPQNHRVPETIQGVAECCMQYQQSHRPHDLWHFVTPDFMQANIMLQFPRGDSTLTEQTVRAANAYIATHQPPADLLVRWAGLHYVNLHFQETMFWEMLASFGGSFVIVFVMMVILFRSVLWGSLCMLPLTLTIGAIYGVTGLVGKDYDMPVAVLSAISLGIAVDFAIHFLERARQLQRETGSWGAALPHVFGEPALAITRNVLIVALGFLPLMVAQLVPYKTTAVLLFGILAFSGVMTLVGLPAVLTVCQRWLFGTTRAR from the coding sequence ATGTTCACACTCAAATCCCGCATCATTGAATTTTCGATCCGCCGGTATCGGTGGATCGCCGTGGCCATCACCTTGTTCACTTTGTCAACGGGCGCATTTATTCCCTGGATCACCATGGATACCGACCCGGAAAACATGCTCGAACAGAGCGCGCCGGTGCGAACCTTTCACAACGAAAGCAAGACGCGATTCGCCTTAAGCGAAACTATCGTAATTGGGGTCGTCAACGAAGGGCATCCGGACGGAGTTTTCAGCCCGGAGACACTGAGTCGCGTGTTCGAATTGACCAAATTCGCCACGTCCCTGCGCTGGGAGAATCCAGACAAACCCGGCCTGTATTCCGGCGTGATCGAGGCGGACATGATCGCGCCGTCCGTGGCAGAACACATGGCCCAGAACGGACCGGGTTCCATCCGTTTTGAGTGGCTCATGCCGCGCCCTCCGACCACGCGCGAGCAGGCCCTGGCCATCCGGGACAAGGCCCTGTCCAATCCGCTGCTCAAAGGACAGATGATCTCCGAGGACGGGAAGGCCCTGTGCCTGTATCTGCCGTTGACGGACAAGCTGCTCAGCTACAAGATTTATGAAGCACTGCAAGGCAAGATAGCGGAACTTGGCGGAGAAGAGCGGTACCACATCGCCGGATTGCCGGTGGCCGAATGCGCCATCGGCGTGGAGATGTTCACGCAGATGACCGTGGCCGCCCCACTGACCATGGCGGTCATTTTCGGACTCCTTTATTTCTTTTTCCGCAAGCCGGCATTGATCTTCCTGCCCATGATCGTAGCCACTGTGGCCGTGGTCTCGGCCCTGGGGTTGATGATCGCCTTCGGCCATCCGGTACATATCTTAAGCTCCATGCTGCCTATTTTCCTCATGCCCATCGCCATTTGCGACTCAGTACACGTCCTGTCCGACTTTTTCGAAACCTACACCCCGGCCAAAGGGCGCGGACAGACCATTCGGGAGGTGATGGGTCGCCTGTTCACCCCTATCCTCTACACATCCCTGACCACGGCCGCCGGTTTTCTGTCTTTCGTGACCACCTCCATTCCTCCGGCCAGAGTTTTCGGGGTTTTTGTCGCTCTGGGAGTCATGGTCGCCTGGGCAGCCACGGTACTGCTCATTCCCGCCTATGTCATGTTCATCCCGGAACGCGTGTTGGCCAATTTTGGCCAGGCGGCCCGGGCGCGAGAGAAAGTGTCCCGGTTGACGCGCATTCTGCACGCCACCGGCCGATTCGCACACAACCAGGCCAAGCTGGTCCTGGCCGCGATGGTCGCCCTGATCGGCGTCGCCATCTGGGGCATGACCCAGATCAACGTCAACGACAACTACGCCAAGCGGTTCAGCACAAGTCACCCCATCCGCCAGGCGGACACAGCCCTGAACAGTCATTTCGCCGGAACCTATACCGCCTATATGGTGCTTGAGGGCAAGGAAGCGGGCAGTCCGACGGAGCATGACGTCGCCCGGATCAGGGCGCACCTTCTGGAGGTGGCCGCAGGATTTGAAAACGATCCGGCCGCACCTCGAATCGCCCGCGACATCGCGGACAGCCTGCCTGCATGGGCAAACCAGTCCGAAACCATGGCAGGATTTCTGGATCTGGCCGTTCGCCAGATCGAAAACCGCCGGACCAAAATCCCGGAAGCAAAATCCGCCGTACTTGACGAACTGAAAACCGCCCTCGAACTGGAAAAAGAACGACTCAAACCTTTCAAACGTCCAGACGTACTAGAATACATGGCTGGCCTTCAGGCCCATCTGCATGGGGCCGGACTGATCGGCAAAAGCACGTCCCTGGCCGATATAGTGCGCAAGGTCCATCAGGAACTGATCGACGGCACCCCCCAGAACCACCGCGTCCCCGAAACCATCCAGGGCGTGGCCGAATGCTGCATGCAGTACCAGCAAAGTCATCGGCCGCACGACCTGTGGCATTTCGTCACCCCTGATTTCATGCAGGCCAACATCATGCTCCAGTTTCCGCGAGGCGACAGCACCCTGACCGAACAGACCGTGCGCGCGGCAAACGCCTACATCGCCACCCACCAGCCGCCGGCGGACCTGCTGGTTCGCTGGGCCGGACTGCACTACGTCAATCTCCACTTCCAAGAGACAATGTTCTGGGAAATGCTCGCCTCCTTTGGCGGATCGTTCGTCATCGTCTTTGTTATGATGGTCATCCTGTTCCGCTCCGTACTCTGGGGCTCCCTGTGCATGCTCCCCCTGACCCTGACAATCGGGGCCATCTACGGCGTGACCGGACTTGTGGGCAAGGACTACGACATGCCTGTAGCCGTCCTGAGTGCCATCAGCCTGGGCATCGCAGTGGATTTCGCCATCCATTTCCTGGAGCGGGCCCGCCAACTGCAGCGAGAAACCGGGTCTTGGGGAGCGGCCTTGCCCCATGTCTTCGGCGAACCGGCCCTGGCCATCACCCGCAACGTGCTGATCGTAGCCCTGGGCTTTCTGCCCCTCATGGTCGCCCAACTCGTGCCTTACAAGACCACGGCCGTACTGCTCTTCGGCATTCTGGCCTTTTCCGGCGTCATGACGCTTGTCGGCCTGCCAGCCGTGCTGACCGTGTGCCAACGCTGGTTATTCGGCACCACGCGGGCACGATAA
- a CDS encoding TonB-dependent receptor, translating to MFEFPFINPQQTQTPSGWPGLGTRLLPLVLAAVLTCSGAWAGDTNSSAAKEPVTIEKITVTANKMEEDLVKVPQSITVIDEVMLEEKGIKSVPDLIREIPNMTASSSAHGNAVNFRGLNPSMFTNNNPVVIYIDGVAHSGREGFDASLANAERVEVLRGPQGTLYGKDAIGAVINIVTKKPDNDWHGKIGTEYGSENHMSGVFNTNGALIDDKLYLGLNGQYSQDDGWIENDNPERDDEFNKEDDRRVNLNLTMMPTDKFTARISLTNEYTRTYGIDGYGLLGGPRLSDFSRDDAEHVDMDARTRQITENNAQSLALSYDFGTVNLDSVTTHKLLEYDGTYDADFGNDPLFTGLTQFDDTEVENWSQELRLSSTNDEGFRWVAGVYFDTETRDQGPYGMQFPTGFGNFEMNAESETDATTLAAFGQVMIPFAEQFELTLGGRYQRIEKEIDMSVYYLPVGVSGPSMFDFKADKAWYAFLPKAAFSWQFADDWSTFVSYSKGYMPGGFNYFAQAGGVEENSFEPQISSNYEWGIKGSFERASVAASIFYMDIEDVHVYKAIGTMYVTDNAKKAHSQGVELEATYRPLDGLELSTALGLIEAEYDDYDYGSGNYDGKNIEMTPTHSLRAGVAYTHPSGFYGRADVRNFGKQYFYDDANKGFAKEDGYTLVDAKIGYRLDDWDFYVYGRNLTDEEYVSMFMSNSMVGLISYGDPRSFGIGTTYYF from the coding sequence ATGTTCGAGTTCCCGTTTATAAATCCCCAGCAGACCCAGACGCCAAGCGGCTGGCCCGGCTTGGGCACACGCCTGCTACCCCTGGTCCTGGCTGCGGTACTGACCTGCTCTGGAGCCTGGGCCGGAGACACCAACTCCAGCGCGGCCAAAGAACCCGTGACCATAGAAAAAATCACGGTCACGGCCAACAAGATGGAAGAGGATCTGGTCAAGGTGCCCCAGAGCATCACCGTCATCGACGAGGTCATGCTGGAAGAAAAGGGCATCAAAAGCGTGCCTGATCTCATCCGCGAGATTCCCAACATGACGGCCAGTTCAAGCGCCCACGGCAATGCCGTCAATTTTCGTGGCCTGAACCCGTCCATGTTCACCAACAACAACCCCGTGGTCATCTACATCGACGGCGTGGCGCACAGCGGACGCGAAGGATTTGACGCTTCCCTGGCCAATGCGGAGCGAGTCGAGGTTCTGCGCGGCCCCCAGGGCACCCTGTACGGCAAGGACGCCATCGGCGCGGTCATCAACATCGTGACCAAGAAGCCGGACAACGATTGGCATGGCAAGATCGGTACCGAATACGGCAGTGAGAACCACATGAGTGGCGTTTTCAATACCAATGGAGCCCTGATCGACGACAAACTCTATCTCGGCTTGAACGGTCAGTACAGCCAGGACGACGGCTGGATAGAAAATGACAACCCCGAACGGGACGACGAGTTCAACAAGGAAGACGATCGCCGCGTCAACCTCAACCTGACCATGATGCCCACGGATAAATTCACGGCCAGGATCTCACTGACCAACGAATACACAAGAACATACGGGATCGACGGTTACGGACTGCTGGGAGGGCCGAGGCTGAGCGATTTCTCCAGAGACGATGCCGAACACGTCGACATGGACGCACGAACCAGACAAATCACGGAAAACAATGCCCAGAGCCTGGCCTTGAGCTATGATTTCGGTACCGTGAACCTGGATTCGGTGACCACGCATAAACTTCTGGAATATGACGGCACATATGACGCGGACTTCGGCAACGATCCGCTCTTCACCGGACTGACCCAGTTCGACGACACGGAGGTAGAGAACTGGAGCCAGGAACTGCGCCTGTCCAGCACCAATGACGAAGGGTTCCGCTGGGTGGCCGGCGTTTACTTCGACACCGAGACCCGCGACCAGGGCCCATACGGCATGCAGTTTCCGACGGGCTTCGGCAATTTCGAAATGAATGCCGAATCCGAGACGGACGCCACTACGCTGGCCGCCTTCGGGCAGGTCATGATCCCCTTTGCCGAACAGTTCGAGTTGACTCTGGGCGGGCGCTACCAGCGCATCGAAAAGGAAATCGACATGTCCGTGTACTACCTGCCAGTCGGCGTGTCCGGACCATCCATGTTCGACTTCAAAGCCGACAAGGCGTGGTACGCCTTCCTGCCCAAGGCGGCCTTCTCCTGGCAGTTTGCCGACGATTGGAGCACCTTTGTTTCCTACTCCAAAGGCTATATGCCCGGCGGGTTCAACTATTTTGCCCAGGCTGGCGGCGTTGAGGAAAACAGCTTTGAACCCCAAATCTCCTCCAACTACGAATGGGGCATAAAGGGCTCATTCGAACGCGCTTCCGTAGCAGCCTCCATCTTCTACATGGATATCGAAGACGTTCATGTCTACAAGGCCATCGGTACCATGTACGTCACGGACAACGCCAAGAAGGCCCACTCTCAGGGTGTTGAACTTGAAGCGACCTACCGGCCTCTGGACGGACTGGAACTGAGCACCGCCCTGGGCCTTATCGAGGCCGAATATGACGACTACGATTACGGCAGCGGCAACTATGACGGCAAGAACATCGAAATGACTCCCACCCATTCCCTGCGTGCCGGCGTGGCCTACACCCATCCGAGCGGCTTCTACGGCCGCGCCGATGTCAGGAATTTCGGCAAGCAGTATTTCTACGACGACGCCAACAAGGGTTTCGCCAAAGAGGACGGCTATACCCTGGTCGACGCCAAGATCGGTTACCGGCTCGATGACTGGGACTTCTACGTCTACGGCCGTAACCTGACCGACGAGGAGTATGTCAGCATGTTCATGTCCAACTCCATGGTCGGCCTGATCTCCTACGGCGACCCACGCTCTTTCGGTATCGGGACGACATATTACTTCTAA
- a CDS encoding ABC transporter permease, with the protein MNFFLREAWNEFRAGLRGGVLPLVYLVLSGYILIVMTSAENLQKMGAMDIPRNAPGLVYLMTSGDAFFLFFAWAWIFAQPIVRDRNVQLHEVVLAAPISLRSLLAARYTGALGVALLLGTSQILGFLAAPLLEAIGAVPPGSVANAPWMAFGWAALVFTLPLAAGAGALYFVAALRTRGVGGPFAVAALLMAFWMVSMIVFKEGHADPFLVTILDPSGFAEAEHQVVDQWTPHQKSTALLALTPALLWNRLIWGAVPLAFLAISIIRTTRESLILGRGVQHPSPRRNNRTRLPIAIPDAQPCPTVTTSWCRAVIAESRWQIRQIIASRGLWIAMGFLVLLAVAAGFAHGVHHAYGPMVARTEYVSPVLLRTFYLIVVFMVAAMVGMAARRDEQPGLSEMFDAAPAPDSVRLTGRAVASLAIAVICSLIPAVGAIITGLLTTQGISLMLPVLHQMMVLLPAILEMAAITLLLHAVIRHPGTAHAAAILAAFIMVVNFEVGLVNYPPWQIGRGVDIALSGLTGFSVWIEKILAINSFKLALIITIIALAAAVNRRGTDEGWRPRMRQFRAGLLGRPGMAVVVGMIALAGCSIWLHQRYVTEGGYETEEQRLAKDATWESRWLSRQGNFSVQGGEVVLTIVPEAGELHGQWRLEGVSAAGEEIHALLPTGFELLGAQVDGLNVTATVDDDHLALPLPNGRSTGCTIDLSWRLPASGWNTGGHSDLAQPSWLVGDSFWLRAADVMPRLGFDAKRVIRTAADRSRLGLPKEFTLPFYGASLAHAAAAPTGQWIWRVEIKGREADIRHGQLDGLLDFAAQTFPNARRTQVDGVTLVHDNARGQDALAIAQDLSAMSVCVARRLGRAPIIDTVAQWPRGLPTGSGDAAVAGTMLLLAEEPHWDVADTGTGRLARRADIAAALARRAIGDASDLREGEGGLWIGDGLAGAIGLLCVAETDGTEALLALLSRGAQSTTKALAGAENPVGPLALAVHDKWGADYASLAAMQWASRLSPQDIEALAESVRRSGDIAGSLAGMFGEDDAKRYLGPPSAVDLHVQDDGTGGERWTWQGGGWQTQDAKPVPRGISTKNGRLVWTDVPTSPAASTLMLDDWPAYEREPKDNMASGRTR; encoded by the coding sequence ATGAACTTCTTTTTACGTGAGGCCTGGAACGAATTCCGGGCCGGACTGAGAGGCGGCGTGCTGCCTCTCGTCTACCTCGTGCTGAGCGGCTACATTCTAATTGTCATGACCAGCGCCGAGAATCTGCAAAAAATGGGCGCGATGGATATCCCGCGCAATGCGCCGGGACTGGTCTATCTGATGACCTCGGGCGACGCCTTCTTCCTGTTCTTCGCCTGGGCCTGGATCTTTGCCCAGCCCATCGTGCGCGATCGCAACGTGCAACTGCATGAAGTCGTCCTCGCCGCGCCCATCTCTCTGCGCAGCCTGCTGGCCGCACGCTACACAGGCGCCCTCGGAGTAGCGCTCCTGCTCGGCACCTCGCAGATTCTGGGCTTTCTGGCCGCCCCACTGCTCGAAGCCATCGGCGCGGTGCCGCCCGGCTCCGTGGCCAACGCGCCGTGGATGGCCTTCGGCTGGGCCGCGCTCGTTTTCACCTTGCCGCTGGCGGCCGGAGCTGGTGCCCTGTACTTCGTGGCCGCACTGCGCACCCGAGGCGTCGGCGGGCCCTTTGCAGTGGCCGCCCTGCTCATGGCCTTCTGGATGGTCTCCATGATCGTCTTCAAAGAAGGGCATGCCGACCCTTTTCTGGTGACGATCCTTGATCCTTCGGGCTTTGCAGAGGCCGAGCATCAAGTGGTGGACCAATGGACACCGCACCAGAAAAGCACCGCCTTGCTGGCACTGACGCCGGCTCTGCTATGGAACCGACTGATCTGGGGAGCAGTACCTCTGGCGTTCCTGGCAATCTCCATCATCCGGACAACAAGGGAATCGCTGATACTTGGGCGAGGCGTGCAACATCCATCCCCGCGCCGGAACAATCGTACCCGCCTCCCCATTGCCATCCCCGACGCCCAGCCCTGCCCCACTGTTACGACCTCTTGGTGTCGGGCCGTGATCGCCGAATCCCGCTGGCAGATCCGACAGATCATCGCCAGCCGCGGTCTGTGGATCGCCATGGGATTTCTTGTCCTGCTGGCGGTCGCGGCAGGATTCGCCCACGGCGTCCACCACGCCTATGGCCCCATGGTCGCGCGGACCGAATATGTGTCTCCGGTTCTGCTTCGCACCTTCTACCTGATCGTCGTCTTCATGGTCGCGGCCATGGTCGGCATGGCAGCCCGCCGCGACGAACAGCCAGGACTGTCCGAAATGTTCGATGCCGCCCCGGCACCGGATTCGGTGCGACTGACCGGACGCGCCGTCGCCTCCCTGGCCATCGCTGTCATCTGTTCACTCATTCCGGCCGTTGGCGCGATCATCACGGGCCTGCTCACCACACAGGGCATCTCGCTCATGCTGCCGGTACTCCATCAGATGATGGTGCTACTGCCCGCCATCCTGGAAATGGCCGCCATCACCCTGCTCCTGCACGCCGTGATCCGCCATCCGGGAACCGCCCATGCGGCCGCGATCCTGGCCGCCTTCATCATGGTGGTCAATTTCGAGGTAGGGCTGGTCAATTACCCGCCCTGGCAGATAGGTCGCGGCGTCGACATTGCCCTCTCGGGCCTGACCGGTTTCTCGGTCTGGATCGAAAAAATTCTGGCGATCAACAGTTTCAAGCTCGCGCTCATCATCACGATCATTGCCCTGGCGGCTGCCGTCAACCGACGTGGAACCGACGAAGGATGGCGGCCCAGGATGCGTCAATTCCGTGCAGGTCTGCTTGGACGGCCCGGAATGGCCGTGGTTGTCGGCATGATCGCCTTGGCTGGCTGCTCGATCTGGCTGCACCAACGCTACGTAACCGAGGGAGGCTACGAAACCGAGGAGCAGCGCCTGGCCAAGGACGCAACCTGGGAGTCCCGATGGCTGTCGCGCCAGGGGAATTTCTCGGTGCAGGGCGGAGAGGTCGTCCTCACCATTGTGCCGGAGGCGGGGGAACTGCATGGTCAGTGGCGGCTGGAAGGCGTAAGCGCCGCCGGAGAGGAAATTCACGCCCTGCTGCCGACCGGCTTTGAACTGCTTGGTGCGCAGGTCGATGGGCTAAACGTCACAGCCACGGTGGACGACGACCATCTTGCCCTTCCCCTGCCAAATGGCCGGAGTACAGGATGCACGATTGATCTCTCCTGGCGTCTGCCCGCCTCGGGATGGAACACGGGCGGCCACAGCGATCTGGCGCAGCCGTCCTGGCTGGTCGGCGATTCGTTCTGGCTGCGGGCCGCAGACGTCATGCCCCGCCTGGGGTTCGATGCAAAGCGGGTCATCCGTACGGCGGCGGACCGTTCCCGCCTGGGCCTGCCGAAAGAATTCACACTGCCGTTCTATGGAGCCTCCCTGGCGCATGCCGCTGCCGCGCCGACCGGGCAGTGGATCTGGCGGGTCGAAATCAAAGGACGCGAAGCCGACATCCGCCACGGCCAGCTTGATGGTCTGCTCGATTTTGCCGCACAGACATTCCCAAATGCCCGACGAACCCAGGTGGATGGAGTGACCCTGGTTCACGACAATGCCCGCGGCCAGGACGCACTGGCCATCGCCCAGGACCTTTCGGCCATGAGTGTCTGCGTCGCCCGCCGCCTGGGCCGAGCACCGATCATAGACACCGTGGCCCAATGGCCGCGAGGCTTGCCTACAGGTTCCGGCGACGCTGCTGTAGCCGGAACCATGCTCCTGCTGGCCGAAGAGCCCCACTGGGATGTCGCCGACACGGGAACCGGCCGCCTGGCCCGGCGCGCCGACATCGCCGCCGCCCTGGCCAGACGCGCGATCGGCGATGCCTCGGATCTGCGCGAAGGTGAGGGCGGCCTCTGGATCGGCGATGGGCTGGCCGGTGCCATCGGTCTTCTGTGCGTTGCGGAAACGGATGGCACCGAAGCCCTGCTCGCCCTCCTGTCACGCGGGGCCCAGAGCACCACCAAAGCCCTGGCCGGAGCCGAAAACCCGGTCGGACCGCTGGCACTGGCCGTGCACGATAAATGGGGTGCCGACTATGCCTCCCTGGCGGCCATGCAATGGGCATCCAGGCTGTCCCCGCAAGACATCGAGGCGTTGGCTGAGTCCGTGCGCCGAAGCGGCGACATTGCCGGATCTCTGGCCGGAATGTTTGGAGAAGACGACGCCAAGCGCTATCTCGGGCCGCCGAGCGCCGTGGACCTTCATGTCCAGGACGACGGGACCGGAGGTGAACGCTGGACGTGGCAAGGCGGCGGTTGGCAGACTCAGGATGCCAAACCGGTTCCGCGCGGCATCAGCACGAAGAACGGCCGTCTTGTCTGGACAGACGTACCGACATCCCCGGCCGCTTCCACCCTCATGCTCGACGATTGGCCGGCCTACGAACGAGAGCCCAAGGACAACATGGCGTCCGGTCGTACCCGATGA
- a CDS encoding MarR family winged helix-turn-helix transcriptional regulator, with amino-acid sequence MNDTNEFILTTIRQFVRVARKYADAENLPIPVEGHGEISTREAHIIEAVGDTPEINVTALAKRFGVTKSAASQMVSRLVQKGFVDKSPAPHSNKEFILTLTELGWRGFAAHERFHGQDLARLKSRLGAFSLSQVATLSVLLEAIDDVIDKRLKGSD; translated from the coding sequence ATGAACGACACGAACGAATTCATCCTCACCACCATCCGCCAGTTCGTGCGCGTGGCCCGCAAGTACGCCGACGCCGAAAATCTGCCCATTCCGGTTGAAGGGCACGGGGAAATCAGCACACGTGAGGCGCATATCATCGAAGCTGTCGGCGACACGCCGGAAATCAACGTCACGGCTCTGGCCAAGCGGTTCGGAGTGACCAAGAGCGCGGCCTCGCAGATGGTTTCAAGACTCGTGCAGAAAGGTTTCGTGGACAAAAGTCCGGCTCCGCACAGCAACAAGGAATTCATCCTGACCCTTACCGAACTGGGCTGGAGAGGATTCGCCGCGCACGAGCGCTTTCACGGGCAGGATCTGGCCCGTCTCAAATCTCGACTGGGTGCGTTCAGCCTATCTCAGGTAGCAACCCTGTCCGTCCTGCTCGAAGCCATTGACGATGTCATTGACAAGCGTTTGAAAGGATCTGACTGA
- a CDS encoding ATP-binding cassette domain-containing protein codes for MSTTHGLTIRGLTKTYAGGVKALAGINLDVEPGLYGLLGPNGAGKSSLMRTLATLQSPDTGQIGLDGVDVLADPGHLRQRLGYLPQQIGAYPGVIGRKLLERFAWLKGRTDKRQRLFEVESLFERVNLSGAAHREVSTYSGGMLRRFGIAMALIGSPRLLIVDEPTAGLDPAERNRFHRVLADVAAEAVVLLSTHIVEDVENLCGRLAIMAKGTIVAEGASAELTDRLQGQLWSRVVPRGQILPPAVRLTAAPTGTLAVVLKDQRPGPDFEPHRATLEDAYHVALADAGVADEEA; via the coding sequence ATGTCCACAACCCACGGCCTGACCATTCGGGGCCTGACCAAAACCTACGCGGGCGGGGTCAAGGCCCTGGCCGGCATCAACCTGGATGTCGAACCCGGACTGTACGGCCTGCTCGGGCCCAACGGGGCTGGCAAGAGCTCACTCATGCGCACCCTGGCCACCCTGCAGTCTCCCGATACCGGACAGATCGGACTTGACGGCGTCGATGTCCTGGCCGACCCCGGCCACCTGCGACAGCGCCTGGGCTATCTGCCCCAGCAGATCGGCGCCTATCCCGGTGTCATCGGACGAAAACTCCTCGAACGTTTCGCCTGGCTCAAGGGCCGGACCGATAAACGGCAACGCCTGTTTGAAGTGGAAAGCCTGTTCGAACGCGTCAACCTCAGCGGCGCGGCCCACCGCGAGGTATCGACCTATTCAGGCGGCATGTTGCGGCGCTTCGGCATTGCCATGGCCCTGATCGGCTCTCCGCGTCTGCTCATCGTTGACGAACCGACGGCAGGACTCGACCCGGCCGAACGCAACCGGTTTCACCGGGTTCTGGCCGACGTCGCGGCGGAAGCGGTCGTCCTGCTCTCCACGCACATCGTCGAGGACGTCGAAAACCTGTGCGGCCGCCTGGCCATAATGGCCAAAGGCACCATCGTCGCCGAGGGCGCGTCGGCCGAACTTACCGACCGGTTGCAGGGTCAACTCTGGTCGCGCGTGGTTCCGCGCGGCCAAATCCTTCCACCCGCGGTGCGCCTGACCGCCGCTCCCACCGGAACCCTGGCCGTGGTTCTCAAAGACCAGCGCCCCGGTCCGGATTTCGAGCCCCACCGGGCAACCTTGGAAGACGCCTACCATGTGGCCCTGGCCGACGCTGGCGTGGCCGACGAGGAGGCTTAG